In Persicimonas caeni, a single window of DNA contains:
- a CDS encoding phage tail protein, whose protein sequence is MFAVTARPTDRDVRAEIKNLHPKKVINAQVRAINKTARGLRTEISKGVRQEVALKASSVKDSLKRHKAKRRPNPRATLDVDAKPIPLKHDGARQIRKGTSVRVKKSSGRKLIKHAFVPKKLGKHVFQRKGDYRLPASEGKYIPRRCPLHAVARRRKMS, encoded by the coding sequence GTGTTCGCAGTCACTGCCAGACCGACTGACCGTGACGTAAGGGCGGAGATAAAAAACCTTCACCCGAAGAAGGTCATCAACGCCCAAGTCCGGGCCATCAACAAGACGGCCCGCGGCCTACGCACCGAAATCAGCAAAGGGGTCCGCCAAGAGGTCGCACTGAAGGCGAGCAGCGTCAAAGACTCGCTCAAGAGGCACAAGGCAAAGCGGCGGCCGAACCCGCGGGCCACCCTCGACGTCGACGCTAAGCCCATCCCCCTCAAGCACGATGGCGCCCGACAAATCCGAAAGGGTACCAGCGTCCGAGTGAAGAAGAGCTCCGGCCGCAAGCTCATCAAGCATGCCTTCGTGCCGAAGAAGCTCGGCAAGCATGTCTTCCAACGCAAGGGCGACTACCGGCTCCCCGCGTCGGAAGGGAAGTACATTCCCCGACGATGTCCACTTCATGCGGTCGCGCGACGTCGTAAGATGAGCTGA
- the istA gene encoding IS21 family transposase, giving the protein MHRLQDLVRMHREGVGCREIARLLKMSPNTERKYRHALDEAGLLKGEPSEIIPLDELKQAVAELLPTSTPPQETSTVEPWRAQIEEMYERTRSPRAIWDRLRLEHADFDGSLSAVKRMCARIKADRGPRPQDVVIRVETAPGEIAQVDFGYVGRLFDPMSGKVRKAYAFVMVLGFSRLMYVDLVFDQKVDTWLRLHVDAFEYFGGVPETVVPDNLKAAVVRCYFGLKDKPELNRSYRELARHYGFMIDPTPPYAPEKKGKVESAVKYVKSNFFAPRALEKLDEAKEQLSLWLDQIANRRVHGTTHRVPREHFDAEEAEALKALPPTPFVPVVWKKAKVHRDSHVEFERRLYSVPFRLIGQTVWIRARGASVDIFYDDELCTSHKRSGPRKSTHEAHLPEGRRDLRHRSRQWWQDKADRMSPIVGEYVEEVFGADDVFNQLRAVQAIVSYLEQFPVERAEGACRRARAFGNYTYQGIKRILVEGIDLEPAIPQAVYVHGKLAHPRFARNFEELALAEEVYHERS; this is encoded by the coding sequence ATGCATCGATTACAAGACCTGGTGCGGATGCACCGTGAGGGCGTTGGCTGCCGCGAGATTGCCCGCCTTCTAAAGATGAGTCCCAATACCGAGCGCAAATACCGCCACGCGCTCGATGAGGCTGGATTGCTCAAAGGCGAGCCTTCCGAGATCATCCCACTGGACGAGCTCAAGCAGGCGGTCGCAGAGCTCCTTCCGACGAGCACGCCGCCCCAGGAGACCTCCACGGTCGAGCCGTGGCGCGCACAGATTGAAGAGATGTACGAGCGCACGCGCTCACCCCGAGCCATCTGGGACAGGCTTCGGCTCGAGCACGCCGATTTCGACGGCAGCCTGTCCGCCGTCAAGCGCATGTGCGCCCGCATCAAAGCCGACAGAGGCCCACGTCCGCAAGATGTGGTCATTCGCGTCGAGACCGCGCCAGGAGAGATTGCCCAGGTCGACTTTGGCTATGTCGGCCGACTCTTCGACCCGATGAGCGGCAAAGTCAGAAAGGCTTATGCCTTCGTGATGGTCCTGGGCTTCAGCCGTCTGATGTACGTCGACCTGGTTTTCGACCAAAAGGTCGACACCTGGCTTCGCCTGCACGTCGACGCCTTCGAGTACTTCGGCGGCGTGCCCGAGACGGTGGTGCCGGACAATCTCAAAGCGGCGGTTGTGCGCTGCTATTTCGGGCTCAAGGACAAACCGGAGCTCAACCGAAGCTACCGTGAGCTTGCTCGCCACTACGGCTTTATGATTGACCCGACCCCGCCGTATGCCCCTGAAAAGAAGGGCAAAGTCGAGTCGGCGGTCAAGTACGTCAAATCAAACTTCTTTGCGCCGCGCGCCCTCGAGAAGCTCGACGAGGCCAAGGAGCAATTGAGCCTGTGGCTCGACCAGATTGCCAATCGGCGAGTCCACGGCACCACTCACAGGGTGCCCCGCGAGCACTTCGACGCTGAGGAGGCAGAAGCACTTAAAGCACTGCCGCCGACGCCCTTTGTGCCGGTGGTCTGGAAGAAGGCCAAGGTCCACCGCGACAGCCACGTCGAATTCGAGCGCCGGCTCTACTCGGTGCCGTTTCGGCTCATCGGCCAGACCGTCTGGATCCGAGCTCGAGGCGCAAGCGTCGATATCTTCTATGACGACGAGCTGTGCACCTCGCACAAGCGAAGCGGTCCCAGAAAGAGCACCCATGAGGCACACCTTCCTGAGGGGCGGCGCGATCTGCGCCACCGAAGCCGTCAGTGGTGGCAGGACAAGGCTGACCGGATGAGCCCGATCGTCGGCGAATATGTCGAGGAGGTCTTCGGGGCCGACGATGTCTTCAATCAGCTGCGCGCAGTCCAGGCGATCGTGTCGTACCTCGAGCAGTTCCCCGTCGAGCGTGCCGAGGGCGCCTGCCGAAGGGCTCGCGCTTTCGGAAACTACACCTATCAAGGCATCAAGCGGATTCTGGTGGAGGGCATCGACTTAGAGCCTGCCATCCCGCAGGCCGTCTACGTGCACGGCAAGCTCGCCCACCCGCGTTTTGCCCGAAATTTCGAGGAGCTGGCCCTGGCCGAGGAGGTCTACCATGAGCGCTCGTGA
- a CDS encoding phage protease: MTKAPEQLNYWIKLADAEGKRTSWVKVLPLGETIDYHGRTIELSADYLTNLVSETQRLNAYFDQKAREGGGEAYRQPIWREHQPKTERDGSVDDVKLTKHGGFNGVWVKLSRTEDAQKAIDAGKIKYVSAGIVPEYTVESGESFGPVIREVSLTADPFLKSIGTIQDTLAVNLSQDALTQLSIQLGADDMEELLKKLEALTKTVDQMGKTVDSVAARLDALEADEDPEPDVDESEETEDVGATDEEPEEEGASDDESASEDESETDDSDAGPGSTTTVLDVDTSAAEAKLSKLANLVDKVNSGFEKLAGHDKTIPRLSKLKTEELGHQGDPEAPAVNLSYEKKIDSLMKKHDCSRLEAIELEMNQ, from the coding sequence ATGACTAAGGCACCCGAACAGCTCAACTACTGGATCAAGCTCGCCGACGCGGAGGGCAAGCGCACCTCGTGGGTCAAGGTGCTCCCCCTGGGGGAAACCATCGACTACCACGGCCGCACCATCGAGCTGTCGGCCGACTACCTCACCAATCTCGTGTCGGAGACGCAGCGGCTCAACGCCTACTTCGACCAGAAGGCTCGAGAAGGGGGCGGGGAAGCCTACCGCCAACCGATCTGGAGGGAGCACCAACCCAAGACCGAGCGCGACGGCTCCGTCGACGACGTGAAGCTCACGAAGCACGGCGGGTTCAACGGCGTGTGGGTCAAGCTCAGTCGCACCGAAGACGCTCAGAAGGCCATCGACGCCGGAAAGATCAAGTACGTCTCCGCGGGCATCGTCCCCGAGTACACCGTCGAGAGCGGGGAGTCCTTCGGGCCGGTCATCCGTGAGGTGTCGCTGACGGCCGACCCGTTTCTGAAGTCGATCGGCACCATTCAAGACACCTTGGCCGTCAACCTGTCGCAAGACGCACTCACGCAACTCTCCATCCAACTGGGAGCAGATGACATGGAAGAACTACTCAAGAAGCTCGAAGCCCTGACCAAGACCGTCGACCAGATGGGTAAGACCGTCGACTCGGTGGCCGCTCGTCTCGACGCCCTGGAGGCCGACGAAGACCCCGAGCCCGACGTCGACGAGTCCGAAGAGACCGAAGACGTCGGCGCCACCGACGAAGAGCCCGAAGAGGAGGGCGCCAGCGACGACGAGTCCGCCTCCGAAGACGAGTCGGAGACCGATGACAGCGACGCCGGGCCCGGCAGCACCACGACCGTTCTGGACGTCGACACGAGTGCGGCCGAAGCCAAGCTGTCGAAGCTCGCCAACTTGGTCGACAAGGTCAACTCCGGCTTCGAGAAGCTCGCCGGGCACGACAAGACGATCCCCCGGCTGTCGAAGCTCAAGACCGAAGAGCTCGGTCACCAGGGCGACCCCGAGGCACCGGCGGTCAACCTGAGCTACGAGAAGAAGATCGACAGCCTGATGAAGAAGCACGACTGCTCGCGGCTCGAAGCGATCGAGCTCGAGATGAACCAGTAG
- a CDS encoding terminase small subunit, protein MTKLTEKQRRFVEAYLGKACGNATEAARIAGYSGDDDTLSSTGYENLRKPQIQEAIDERTDEDPLVADRIDRQRFWTGVMYDPNATMSDRLKASTLLAKSQGDFVDRTITEHKGEVTYKLDVPWEKGDDAESL, encoded by the coding sequence ATGACGAAGCTGACTGAGAAACAGCGTCGGTTTGTCGAAGCCTACCTGGGGAAGGCGTGCGGCAATGCCACTGAGGCCGCAAGGATCGCTGGCTACTCCGGGGACGACGATACCCTTTCGTCGACCGGCTACGAGAACCTTAGAAAACCTCAGATTCAGGAGGCTATCGACGAACGTACCGACGAAGACCCGCTGGTCGCCGACAGGATCGACAGACAGCGGTTCTGGACGGGCGTGATGTATGACCCCAACGCGACCATGTCCGACCGCCTCAAAGCCTCCACGTTGCTCGCCAAGAGCCAGGGCGACTTCGTCGATCGGACCATCACCGAACACAAGGGCGAAGTGACTTACAAGCTCGACGTGCCGTGGGAGAAGGGCGACGATGCCGAGTCGTTGTAA
- the istB gene encoding IS21-like element helper ATPase IstB gives MSARDDLVPILKRLRLSGLLNTLELRAEQAVDDKLGYVDFVYRLLHDEVERRDANKLTRLIRQADFEAHKTLQDFDFSFNPKIPRERIIELGTTSFVERQENVLLVGPAGTGKSHIAQALGHRACRAGYKTRYVAAHQLLSELRAARADRSWDKLMYKLCAVDLLIIDDLGLRPLAQDEPVDLYELIRRRYEQGSLVITSNRAIDEWYAMFGDALLASSAMDRLLHHCHVVTLDGHSYRNPPSKARAKTA, from the coding sequence ATGAGCGCTCGTGATGATCTGGTCCCCATCCTCAAGCGCCTGCGGCTGTCGGGGCTTCTCAATACGCTGGAGCTTCGCGCCGAGCAGGCCGTCGACGACAAGCTTGGCTACGTCGACTTTGTCTATCGACTGCTCCACGACGAGGTGGAGCGCCGCGATGCCAATAAGCTGACGCGCTTGATTCGCCAGGCTGATTTCGAGGCCCACAAAACGCTTCAGGATTTCGATTTCAGCTTCAATCCCAAGATCCCACGCGAGCGGATCATCGAGCTCGGCACCACAAGCTTTGTCGAGCGCCAAGAAAACGTGCTCCTGGTCGGCCCGGCCGGCACGGGCAAGTCGCACATCGCCCAGGCGCTGGGTCACCGGGCCTGTCGAGCCGGCTACAAGACCAGGTATGTCGCCGCACATCAGCTTTTGAGCGAGCTTCGAGCAGCCCGCGCCGACCGCAGCTGGGACAAGCTGATGTACAAGCTGTGCGCGGTCGACCTCCTGATCATCGACGATCTTGGGCTGCGTCCGCTGGCCCAGGACGAGCCGGTCGACCTGTACGAGCTGATACGCCGCCGCTACGAGCAGGGCTCGCTCGTGATCACATCCAACCGCGCCATCGACGAGTGGTACGCCATGTTTGGTGACGCGCTGCTCGCCAGCTCGGCGATGGACCGACTGCTACACCACTGCCACGTCGTCACGCTCGACGGGCACTCGTATCGAAACCCGCCGTCGAAAGCCCGAGCCAAGACGGCCTAA
- a CDS encoding phage portal protein family protein, with product MGAPDLHKKYGVTKLCKRLHEADDNPAWEVIDGGKAFTLVQNLEEQGYPNVRYERGLPRGKDNTPDFSYRARGVKGDPGVLWQTYVSDPLVKSSVDATHEGLASGQWTFVVPEKTPAGIRKSVERHAKFCQHTLIDSRPSHWSDFLKGWTFGDRVYGFSLWEIVDATDGGINALKYRRPGTVGKWLFTEDGRDWAGTSFEYDGSNFPDVTISSEHLLLYSTGIGLDLEGLSALRPVVRWVEIKQLITQIETAAAESHGNGTGVVRDPEGKADTDDLKKVIAELEAAAASDDPIVYIGRFLYERISPNGNLPDFEALRRYCDEQISLALKSTGSLVGLGDTGTYNLAEIKDNVENIRRIRYFGEQVCALINEHIVPRIIRNAFGAPINPRFMPKLTFSLGSDTKDPDWLENLTKATQAGFIDPNDTEVQNKVREYLDLAPVDESKTPPTNPDGDEEDATDDQESQFSHEPPRPGESHAERAIRVGDFVLLERPTELNYDPEKLRKWVLESNNEIGRALRKTAAEYRDRYVELTRNVSDPQRLMRMSRAVRDQYLDRYADTIKFELNRLALKGSAAQLRQLGALEVEQGQLPLPRVSKSAGNPDKVYGLKRLSDQFHRHIDMQAQRIAQHAINVTQSYLDSNAVVELPEDAPEKLKPQIPTASAFAKHAQRYTQRTFNYGREQIVQRIRNEAEARGIGDTRIVMEFSSVMEEDSCEPCRQNDGRRYFLNSKPYQRDKPPYRNHEGPSDTCLCLMNAILPAEQGYRDILAELDAGGSKVTGFADPYLRHVITLTQDTAHD from the coding sequence ATGGGAGCTCCCGACCTTCACAAGAAGTACGGCGTCACCAAGCTGTGCAAACGTCTGCACGAGGCCGACGACAACCCCGCGTGGGAGGTCATCGACGGGGGCAAAGCCTTCACGCTCGTTCAGAACCTCGAGGAGCAGGGCTACCCGAACGTGCGCTACGAGCGCGGGCTGCCGCGGGGCAAAGACAACACGCCCGACTTCAGCTATCGGGCCCGCGGCGTCAAAGGCGACCCCGGCGTCCTGTGGCAGACGTATGTGAGCGATCCGCTGGTCAAGTCATCGGTCGACGCGACCCACGAGGGGCTTGCGAGCGGGCAGTGGACGTTCGTCGTTCCCGAGAAGACCCCGGCGGGCATTCGCAAGAGTGTAGAGCGCCACGCGAAGTTCTGCCAGCACACGCTGATCGACTCCAGACCGTCGCACTGGTCGGACTTCCTCAAGGGCTGGACGTTCGGCGACCGCGTCTACGGCTTCAGCCTGTGGGAGATCGTTGACGCCACCGACGGCGGCATCAACGCGCTCAAGTACCGTCGGCCGGGCACCGTCGGAAAGTGGCTGTTTACCGAGGATGGGCGCGACTGGGCCGGTACGTCCTTCGAGTACGACGGCTCCAATTTCCCGGACGTCACGATCTCGTCTGAGCACCTGCTGTTGTACTCGACGGGTATCGGGCTCGACCTGGAGGGACTATCGGCACTTCGGCCGGTGGTGCGCTGGGTCGAAATCAAGCAGCTCATCACGCAGATCGAGACGGCTGCTGCCGAGTCCCACGGAAACGGCACCGGCGTCGTTCGAGACCCCGAGGGCAAGGCCGACACCGACGACCTCAAGAAGGTCATCGCCGAGCTCGAGGCGGCCGCGGCCTCCGACGATCCCATCGTCTACATCGGGCGCTTTCTCTACGAGCGCATCTCCCCGAACGGGAACCTGCCCGACTTCGAGGCCCTTCGCCGCTACTGCGACGAGCAAATCAGCCTCGCGCTCAAGTCGACGGGCTCACTCGTGGGGCTGGGGGACACCGGGACGTACAACCTCGCCGAAATCAAGGACAACGTCGAGAACATCCGGCGTATCCGCTACTTCGGCGAGCAGGTGTGTGCGCTCATCAACGAGCACATTGTCCCGCGCATCATCCGCAACGCGTTCGGCGCGCCGATCAATCCGCGGTTCATGCCCAAGCTCACGTTCTCGCTGGGCTCGGATACCAAGGACCCCGACTGGCTGGAGAATCTGACCAAAGCGACGCAGGCGGGCTTCATCGACCCGAATGACACCGAGGTCCAGAACAAGGTGCGAGAGTATCTCGACCTCGCTCCGGTCGACGAGAGCAAGACGCCTCCGACCAACCCCGACGGGGACGAAGAAGACGCGACGGACGACCAAGAGAGTCAGTTCTCGCATGAGCCGCCGCGGCCCGGTGAGTCGCACGCAGAACGCGCCATCCGCGTCGGTGACTTCGTACTACTGGAGCGGCCGACGGAGCTCAACTACGACCCGGAGAAGCTGCGAAAGTGGGTCTTGGAGAGCAACAACGAGATCGGTCGGGCGCTCAGAAAGACCGCGGCCGAATATCGTGACCGGTACGTCGAGCTGACGCGCAACGTCTCGGACCCGCAACGACTGATGCGCATGAGCCGGGCCGTCCGAGATCAGTACCTCGATCGGTACGCCGATACCATCAAGTTCGAGCTCAACCGTCTGGCCCTCAAGGGTAGCGCGGCACAGCTCCGCCAGCTCGGGGCGCTCGAAGTCGAGCAGGGCCAACTGCCGCTGCCGCGTGTGTCCAAGTCGGCGGGCAACCCCGACAAGGTCTACGGCCTCAAGCGCCTGTCTGACCAGTTCCACCGCCACATCGACATGCAGGCCCAGCGGATCGCCCAGCACGCGATCAACGTGACGCAGAGCTACTTGGACAGCAACGCCGTGGTGGAGCTCCCCGAGGACGCCCCGGAGAAGCTCAAGCCTCAGATTCCCACGGCGTCCGCCTTTGCCAAGCACGCCCAACGCTACACCCAGCGAACGTTCAACTACGGGCGCGAGCAGATCGTCCAGCGCATCCGCAACGAGGCTGAAGCCCGCGGCATCGGGGACACCCGTATCGTCATGGAGTTCAGCTCGGTGATGGAAGAGGACTCGTGCGAGCCGTGCCGCCAGAACGACGGCCGCCGCTACTTCCTGAACTCCAAGCCGTACCAGCGCGACAAGCCGCCGTACCGAAACCACGAGGGGCCGTCGGATACCTGCCTGTGCCTGATGAACGCGATCTTGCCGGCGGAGCAGGGCTACCGCGATATCCTCGCCGAGCTCGACGCCGGCGGCAGCAAGGTCACAGGCTTCGCCGACCCCTACCTCCGCCACGTCATCACGCTGACGCAGGACACCGCCCATGACTAA
- a CDS encoding SAP domain-containing protein, with the protein MPKNVVITRQMQLVLEKGEEPKGHRDYAVIPNDLYEAHPDWFQLIEDVPVEDRPAEALEELTVDELKEHLRERDLATSGNKPELIERLTHA; encoded by the coding sequence ATGCCGAAGAACGTCGTCATCACTCGTCAGATGCAACTCGTCCTCGAGAAGGGCGAAGAGCCCAAGGGTCACCGGGACTACGCGGTGATTCCCAACGATCTTTACGAGGCGCATCCCGACTGGTTCCAGCTCATCGAAGACGTGCCGGTCGAAGACCGTCCGGCCGAAGCCCTGGAAGAGCTGACCGTCGACGAACTCAAAGAGCACCTTCGCGAGCGCGACCTTGCCACGTCGGGAAACAAGCCCGAGCTCATCGAGCGGTTGACCCATGCTTGA
- a CDS encoding terminase large subunit domain-containing protein produces MPEITIQIPELYDKQRRAIFTGTRYAWIEASTKAGKTFGCLVWLLVQALRCADGQNVWWVAPVGSQAQIAFDRLRKYLPRAIYRENLSEKSIAIKGAGKLWFKSADKPDSLYGEDVHAAVIDEASRVKEDAWTAVRSTLTATQGPIRIIGNVKGRSNWFYKGCRRAEQGAKGHAYAKLTAYDAVDAGIIPREEIEDAREALPEHVFRELYLAEPSDDGGNPFGMKAIDDCVAQLAPGPPVVWGWDLARSTDWTVGIALNSEGKVCEFHRFQKDWPATERAIVRLTDGVDALVDSTGVGDVLIQYLQRNGRNFEGYTFTPKSKQYLMEGLSTAIQGHKTSFPDNEIKAELDTFEYEYRRNGVKYSAPEGLHDDCVCSLALAWKHFDGLYRVKKNQPEPTTVGTLPNRGRMSKKW; encoded by the coding sequence GTGCCTGAGATAACAATTCAGATCCCGGAGCTGTACGACAAGCAGCGCCGGGCGATCTTCACTGGGACGCGCTACGCGTGGATCGAGGCGTCGACGAAGGCCGGTAAGACCTTTGGCTGTCTCGTCTGGCTCTTGGTCCAGGCGCTGCGTTGCGCGGACGGACAGAACGTGTGGTGGGTCGCCCCGGTTGGCTCACAGGCGCAGATCGCTTTCGACCGACTGCGCAAGTACCTGCCGCGGGCCATCTACCGCGAGAACTTGTCCGAGAAGTCCATCGCCATCAAGGGCGCTGGCAAGCTCTGGTTCAAGTCGGCGGACAAGCCCGACTCGCTGTACGGCGAAGACGTCCACGCCGCGGTCATCGACGAAGCCTCCCGCGTCAAAGAGGACGCCTGGACGGCCGTTCGCTCGACGCTGACGGCGACGCAGGGGCCGATTCGCATCATCGGCAACGTCAAGGGCCGGTCGAACTGGTTCTACAAAGGCTGCCGCCGGGCAGAGCAGGGCGCCAAGGGACACGCCTACGCCAAGCTCACCGCCTACGATGCGGTCGACGCGGGCATCATTCCTCGTGAAGAGATCGAGGACGCCCGAGAGGCGCTTCCCGAGCACGTCTTCCGGGAGCTCTACCTCGCAGAGCCAAGTGACGACGGCGGCAATCCGTTCGGCATGAAAGCCATCGACGACTGCGTCGCCCAACTCGCCCCCGGCCCGCCGGTCGTCTGGGGCTGGGACCTCGCACGCTCGACGGATTGGACGGTAGGCATCGCCCTGAACTCCGAGGGCAAGGTCTGTGAGTTCCACCGCTTCCAGAAGGACTGGCCAGCGACCGAGCGAGCCATTGTTCGCCTGACCGACGGCGTCGACGCACTGGTCGACTCGACCGGCGTGGGCGACGTTCTCATTCAGTACCTGCAACGCAACGGCCGCAACTTCGAGGGGTACACGTTTACCCCGAAGTCCAAGCAGTACCTCATGGAGGGGCTGTCGACGGCCATCCAGGGCCACAAGACGAGCTTTCCCGACAACGAGATCAAGGCCGAGCTCGACACCTTCGAGTACGAGTACCGCCGCAACGGCGTGAAGTATTCGGCGCCGGAGGGCCTGCACGACGACTGCGTCTGCTCGCTCGCTCTTGCCTGGAAGCACTTCGACGGCCTGTACCGAGTCAAGAAGAACCAACCCGAGCCCACCACGGTCGGCACGCTGCCGAACCGCGGGCGTATGTCCAAAAAGTGGTAG